From a single Thalassophryne amazonica chromosome 7, fThaAma1.1, whole genome shotgun sequence genomic region:
- the rbp5 gene encoding retinol-binding protein 5, with amino-acid sequence MSKPNYSGTYHMVEQENMDAYLTALDINFAVRKIVLLLKPTKDISHDPATGAMKIRTLTTFRNFIMDFIIGEEFTEDLGPVDGRTCQTTVSWDGDKLVCVQRGEKEGRGWTHWLDGDMLHLEMRVQGIVARQVFKKA; translated from the exons ATGTCGAAACCTAATTACTCTGGAACCTATCATATGGTGGAACAGGAGAATATGGACGCCTACCTCACTGCTTTAG ATATTAATTTTGCTGTGAGGAAAATCGTGCTACTGCTGAAGCCCACCAAAGACATCAGCCACGATCCTGCCACAGGGGCCATGAAGATCCGCACGCTCACCACATTCAGGAACTTCATAATGGACTTCATTATTGGAGAAGAATTTACTGAAGACCTGGGCCCTGTGGACGGTCGTACCTGTCAG ACTACAGTCAGCTGGGATGGGGACAAGCTGGTTTGTGTACAGCGAGGTGAGAAAGAAGGCCGAGGCTGGACACACTGGCTGGACGGAGACATGCTACACTTG GAGATGAGAGTTCAAGGCATCGTTGCTAGGCAAGTCTTCAAGAAGGCTTAA